A portion of the Paenibacillus marchantiae genome contains these proteins:
- a CDS encoding NUDIX hydrolase has protein sequence MSENYEQFNAESDEQAARAYSSKKYRTPDGVPADIVMFTLTKRERKTVTKTLPIRELKVMLIKRKGWPFAGRWALPGGFCQENESIYGAAKRELMEETGVDGGHLEYLNVYSQPGRDPRGWIISHAFFALVEEWMLEHRQAADDAEDVGLFTIQEALQELELAFDHRTIIEDAYRRIQQQMLETTIARQFLPRDFTLSELYQVIQSVVPDFEEPNFIRKITSTRSRKGIVEEVRDEEGNLLSSNQYSQRPAQLYRFTELVPRLSIYT, from the coding sequence ATGAGCGAAAACTACGAACAATTCAATGCTGAAAGCGATGAACAGGCAGCACGTGCCTATAGTTCCAAGAAATATCGTACACCCGATGGTGTTCCTGCGGATATCGTCATGTTTACCTTGACCAAGCGGGAACGCAAGACGGTAACCAAGACACTCCCAATCCGGGAGTTGAAGGTCATGCTGATCAAACGCAAAGGTTGGCCTTTTGCGGGAAGATGGGCGTTGCCCGGTGGATTTTGTCAGGAAAATGAATCCATCTATGGTGCTGCAAAGCGCGAGTTGATGGAAGAGACAGGTGTGGACGGCGGACATCTGGAGTATTTGAATGTATATAGTCAGCCTGGGCGTGACCCCAGAGGATGGATTATCTCACATGCTTTTTTTGCACTGGTAGAGGAATGGATGTTGGAACACCGTCAGGCTGCAGATGATGCTGAGGATGTTGGATTATTTACGATTCAGGAAGCTTTGCAAGAGCTCGAGCTTGCCTTTGATCACCGGACGATTATAGAAGATGCGTACCGGCGTATTCAACAGCAAATGCTGGAAACGACGATTGCACGACAGTTCCTGCCTCGTGATTTTACACTAAGCGAGTTATACCAAGTAATTCAGAGTGTTGTACCTGACTTTGAAGAACCGAATTTCATTCGGAAGATCACTTCTACACGTAGCCGCAAAGGCATTGTGGAAGAGGTTCGGGATGAGGAGGGCAACCTGCTAAGCTCCAATCAATATTCACAGCGTCCGGCCCAGCTATACCGTTTTACGGAGCTTGTACCTCGTCTTTCCATCTATACTTAA
- a CDS encoding cysteine hydrolase family protein — protein MKALIVIDFTRDFVTGSLPVGQPAVEIEETIAAITEAYCNNKHEVVMAVDLHEENDPYHPETALFPPHNIRGTEGRQLYGRLAQVMEERESQIRWMDKTRYSAFCGTDLELRLRERGITDIALIGVCTDICVLHTAVDAYNKGFHITVYEDAVASFNQAGHDWALGHFRSSLGAQVVKASDTVLAGLNL, from the coding sequence ATGAAAGCACTGATTGTAATCGATTTTACACGTGATTTTGTGACAGGTTCGTTGCCTGTAGGCCAGCCTGCTGTGGAGATTGAGGAGACGATCGCAGCTATAACGGAGGCTTATTGCAATAACAAGCATGAGGTTGTTATGGCCGTGGACTTGCATGAAGAGAATGATCCTTACCATCCGGAAACTGCTCTTTTTCCTCCCCATAACATTAGAGGTACGGAGGGAAGACAGCTTTATGGTCGTCTAGCCCAGGTTATGGAAGAACGGGAATCTCAGATTCGATGGATGGATAAAACAAGATACAGCGCATTCTGCGGTACAGATCTGGAGTTGCGCCTGCGTGAACGTGGAATAACAGACATTGCACTGATCGGTGTATGTACGGATATTTGCGTACTGCACACGGCAGTGGATGCTTATAATAAAGGTTTTCACATAACGGTATATGAAGACGCCGTGGCGAGCTTCAATCAAGCGGGACATGATTGGGCGCTTGGACATTTTCGTTCCAGTCTTGGGGCCCAGGTGGTCAAAGCGAGCGATACCGTTCTCGCAGGCTTGAACCTGTAA
- a CDS encoding RicAFT regulatory complex protein RicA family protein: MERFRVAQEEVQYNPYGMPTYDTRDLVIRDDIMGKAKELADMLGTSEEVKQFQQAESKIRDHERIQQLIATIKKKQKEIVAFESFKNADMVSKIEQEIEDLQAELDGIPLVTEFQQSQSDINYLLQLVISVIRDTVSEKVNVEAGTDSPPTSCG, from the coding sequence ATGGAGCGATTTCGAGTGGCGCAGGAAGAAGTGCAGTACAACCCTTATGGAATGCCTACCTACGATACGCGCGATCTGGTTATACGCGACGACATTATGGGAAAAGCCAAAGAATTGGCTGATATGCTTGGAACGAGCGAGGAAGTTAAACAGTTCCAACAGGCTGAGTCCAAAATTCGCGATCATGAGCGCATCCAACAATTGATTGCAACGATTAAGAAGAAACAAAAGGAAATCGTTGCTTTTGAAAGCTTCAAAAATGCAGACATGGTCAGCAAAATTGAACAGGAAATTGAGGATCTGCAGGCAGAGTTGGACGGCATTCCACTCGTTACGGAATTCCAGCAAAGTCAAAGCGATATCAATTATTTGCTTCAGCTTGTTATTTCTGTAATTCGGGATACCGTCTCCGAGAAAGTGAACGTGGAGGCAGGTACGGATTCACCTCCGACCAGCTGCGGGTAA
- the rny gene encoding ribonuclease Y, with the protein MDIVITIVLVVAALVIGFGVGYFIRKSLAEAKISSAEQAAVQIVENAKKEAEALKKETVLEAKDEIHRIRAEAEKDTRERRNEIQRQERRLLQKEESLDKKLESLERKEEQVANKEKRIDETQQQIEMIYKNQVTELERISNLTMEDARSIILSNVEQEVRHETAQMIKDIEQQAKEEADKKSREIITLAIQRCAADHVAETTVSVVTLPNEEMKGRIIGREGRNIRALETLTGIDLIIDDTPEAVILSGFDPIRREIARTALEKLVADGRIHPARIEEMVEKSRKEVDERIREYGEQATFEVGVHGLHPDLIKILGRLKFRTSYGQNVLKHSMEVAYLAGLMAGELGEDVTLARRAGLLHDIGKALDHEVEGSHVEIGVELAKKYKEHPVVINSIASHHGDCEATSVIAMLVGAADALSAARPGARRETLETYIKRLEKLEEISESFEGVEKSYAIQAGREVRVMVQPEKIDDAEAFRLARDITKMIENELDYPGHIKVTVIRETRAVEYAK; encoded by the coding sequence ATGGACATCGTAATCACGATCGTTCTCGTTGTGGCCGCGCTCGTTATTGGGTTCGGAGTAGGGTATTTTATTCGCAAATCTCTTGCAGAGGCTAAAATCTCCAGTGCGGAACAAGCTGCCGTGCAAATCGTGGAGAACGCGAAGAAAGAGGCAGAGGCACTGAAGAAAGAAACGGTGCTGGAAGCGAAGGACGAAATCCATCGCATTCGCGCCGAAGCTGAAAAAGACACTCGTGAACGTCGGAACGAAATTCAACGACAAGAAAGACGATTGTTGCAAAAAGAAGAGTCGCTGGATAAAAAATTGGAATCACTCGAACGTAAAGAAGAGCAAGTGGCTAACAAAGAGAAACGAATTGATGAGACACAGCAGCAGATCGAGATGATCTACAAAAACCAGGTGACGGAGCTGGAGCGCATATCCAACCTCACTATGGAAGACGCACGCAGTATCATACTGTCCAACGTAGAACAGGAAGTTCGTCATGAGACGGCTCAAATGATCAAGGACATTGAACAGCAAGCGAAGGAGGAAGCGGACAAAAAGTCCCGCGAGATTATTACACTCGCCATCCAACGTTGTGCGGCTGATCACGTAGCGGAGACAACGGTATCCGTTGTTACTTTGCCAAATGAAGAAATGAAAGGCCGGATTATCGGTCGTGAAGGACGTAACATCCGTGCGCTTGAAACCCTTACAGGGATTGACCTCATTATCGATGATACGCCAGAAGCTGTTATTCTGTCGGGCTTTGACCCGATTCGCCGTGAAATCGCCCGTACTGCCCTCGAAAAACTGGTGGCTGATGGACGTATTCACCCGGCACGGATTGAAGAGATGGTGGAGAAATCCCGCAAAGAAGTGGATGAGCGTATCCGTGAATACGGTGAGCAAGCTACCTTTGAAGTGGGCGTGCATGGTCTGCATCCGGACTTGATTAAAATTCTGGGCCGGTTGAAGTTCCGTACAAGCTACGGTCAAAACGTCTTAAAACATTCCATGGAAGTCGCTTATCTGGCTGGATTGATGGCTGGCGAACTCGGAGAAGACGTAACCTTAGCAAGACGTGCAGGTCTATTGCATGACATCGGTAAAGCGCTGGATCACGAAGTGGAAGGATCACACGTCGAAATCGGCGTGGAACTAGCGAAGAAATACAAAGAACATCCGGTTGTAATCAACAGTATCGCGTCCCATCACGGGGATTGCGAAGCGACTTCGGTTATTGCCATGTTGGTTGGCGCAGCAGATGCGCTCTCCGCAGCAAGACCAGGCGCACGCCGCGAAACGCTGGAAACGTATATCAAACGACTGGAGAAGCTGGAAGAGATTTCGGAATCGTTCGAAGGTGTCGAGAAATCGTATGCCATCCAGGCCGGACGCGAAGTTCGCGTTATGGTACAGCCTGAGAAAATCGACGATGCTGAAGCCTTCCGCCTCGCGCGTGACATCACGAAGATGATCGAGAACGAACTTGATTATCCGGGTCACATCAAAGTCACCGTCATCCGGGAAACCCGTGCGGTTGAATACGCAAAATAG
- a CDS encoding PaaI family thioesterase produces the protein MGILDKMVAEGNGKFWGFLGCRFIKGDGEEVQIALTAGEHHTNSMGIIHGGVLTSLMDQAMGMVATAAMAVDSCVTTNLNVHFLAPMKQGELIVTSTILHQAGRSVTAQSEVRDASGTLGCMATATFRIARVKAQNTESQG, from the coding sequence ATGGGTATTTTGGACAAAATGGTTGCAGAAGGAAATGGAAAATTTTGGGGCTTTCTCGGTTGTCGGTTTATTAAAGGTGACGGAGAAGAAGTACAGATCGCGCTGACAGCGGGCGAACATCACACCAACTCCATGGGGATTATTCATGGTGGAGTGCTGACGTCCCTGATGGATCAGGCGATGGGCATGGTAGCTACAGCGGCAATGGCAGTAGACAGTTGTGTGACCACCAATCTGAATGTTCATTTCTTGGCACCTATGAAACAAGGGGAATTAATCGTGACATCAACGATCCTTCATCAAGCGGGGCGTAGTGTGACGGCACAATCTGAGGTCCGGGATGCATCTGGAACGTTGGGATGTATGGCAACAGCTACATTCCGTATAGCGCGAGTAAAAGCGCAAAACACGGAATCTCAAGGTTGA
- a CDS encoding oxidoreductase, with product MKNTFPAYVVRKEEQGGVKAAMEQLTKEDLPNGDVTLQVQYSSVNFKDGLATTEKGGVVREYPIVPGIDLAGIVEESVSGRFAPGDRVISTGFEPGVSHFGGYSQYARLRSEWLVPLPHGLSEKEAMAIGTAGFTAALSVDALLRAGVTPEMGNILVTGATGGVGSMAVAILAKLGFEVTASTGKKDQQEQLLRNLGASHVISREEADAPAKGAMGKQLWAGVIDPAAGPALAERLKQIQYGGAVAVSGLTGGAAFESTVFPFILRGIQLIGIDSVYCPMERRERIWKLLGGEWKPDRALELVIQEISWVQLPQTLETILKGGAVGRTVVNTMSDTPAE from the coding sequence ATGAAGAATACTTTTCCTGCCTATGTCGTGCGTAAAGAAGAACAGGGTGGCGTGAAGGCTGCTATGGAGCAGCTGACGAAAGAGGACTTGCCTAATGGTGACGTAACCCTACAGGTTCAATACTCAAGCGTCAATTTTAAAGATGGTCTCGCCACAACTGAAAAGGGCGGTGTGGTTCGCGAATATCCGATCGTACCGGGGATCGATCTTGCAGGGATTGTAGAGGAATCCGTGAGCGGTCGGTTTGCACCGGGGGATCGGGTGATCAGCACAGGCTTCGAACCGGGCGTTTCTCATTTTGGAGGGTACAGTCAATATGCGCGTCTGCGCAGCGAATGGCTTGTTCCTCTGCCGCATGGACTCAGTGAGAAGGAAGCGATGGCAATTGGAACGGCAGGGTTCACTGCGGCACTTTCGGTAGATGCTTTGTTGCGGGCTGGAGTGACTCCGGAGATGGGCAATATTCTGGTGACCGGAGCAACCGGAGGAGTAGGGAGTATGGCAGTAGCTATTCTGGCGAAGCTGGGATTTGAAGTGACAGCAAGTACAGGCAAAAAAGATCAACAGGAGCAGCTGCTTCGAAATCTGGGTGCCTCACACGTCATTTCACGCGAAGAAGCGGATGCGCCAGCCAAGGGAGCAATGGGCAAACAGCTCTGGGCAGGTGTAATTGATCCGGCAGCAGGTCCGGCACTGGCGGAACGTCTGAAACAGATTCAATACGGAGGCGCTGTCGCCGTATCAGGCTTAACCGGAGGGGCTGCATTCGAGTCCACCGTATTTCCGTTTATTTTGCGGGGGATTCAATTGATTGGGATTGATTCAGTCTATTGCCCGATGGAACGGCGGGAACGGATATGGAAGCTGCTTGGCGGAGAATGGAAGCCGGATCGGGCGCTGGAGCTGGTGATTCAGGAAATCTCATGGGTACAACTGCCTCAGACACTCGAAACGATCCTCAAGGGCGGTGCTGTAGGTCGTACGGTAGTTAATACGATGTCCGATACGCCTGCCGAATAA
- a CDS encoding stage V sporulation protein S codes for MEVLKVSAKSNPNSVAGALAGVLRERGNAELQAIGAGALNQAIKAVAIARGFVAPSGVDLICIPAFTDIVIDGEDRTAIKLIVEPR; via the coding sequence ATGGAAGTATTAAAAGTTTCAGCAAAGTCCAATCCCAATTCCGTAGCCGGCGCTCTTGCAGGTGTTCTTCGTGAACGTGGAAATGCTGAACTGCAGGCAATTGGAGCGGGAGCACTGAACCAAGCCATTAAAGCGGTAGCGATAGCCCGGGGATTTGTGGCACCAAGTGGAGTTGACTTGATTTGTATTCCAGCTTTTACAGACATTGTGATCGACGGCGAGGACCGAACGGCCATTAAGCTGATTGTGGAGCCCAGATAA
- a CDS encoding nicotinate phosphoribosyltransferase, which produces MQTTSLALHTDKYQINMMYAHWVNGTHKRKAVFEAYFRKLPFGNGYAVFAGLERIVNYISQLRFTMEDIKYLSKQEENYDPVFLEELLQFSFQGTIHSMKEGALVFPDEPLIRVEGSIMETQLVETAILNFMNYQTLIATKASRIKQVASQDTLLEFGTRRAQEADAAIWGARASYVAGFHATSNMLAGERFGIPTAGTHAHSWVQSFMSEQEAFDVYAKVLPDQVTLLVDTFDTLNSGVPHAIKTAKKLESQGKKMNAIRLDSGDLAYLSIQARQMLDDAGLDYVKIVASNDLDENTIFNLKAQGARIDTWGVGTQLITASDQPSLGGVYKLVEREVDGAMLPTIKISANPEKVSTPGKKEVFRIIDPKHGKAIADYICYPGEEQPLQGGPLKLFNPLHPYLKKTVTRYEAVNMLEPIFVNGRKVYELPTLDEIRSYHREQMDLFWPEYLRKLNPEIYRVNISPAAWNMKQKLIAEHVQSTEE; this is translated from the coding sequence ATGCAGACGACTAGCCTGGCTTTACATACGGATAAATATCAAATCAATATGATGTACGCCCACTGGGTGAATGGAACTCACAAACGGAAAGCGGTGTTTGAAGCCTATTTCCGCAAGCTTCCTTTTGGCAACGGATATGCCGTATTTGCCGGATTGGAACGCATTGTGAATTATATCAGCCAGCTTCGGTTTACGATGGAGGACATCAAATATTTATCTAAACAAGAGGAAAATTACGATCCGGTCTTTCTGGAAGAGTTGCTCCAGTTTTCATTTCAGGGGACGATTCATTCCATGAAGGAAGGGGCGCTCGTTTTCCCTGATGAACCGCTCATTCGGGTAGAAGGCTCCATTATGGAGACACAACTGGTGGAGACGGCGATACTTAACTTCATGAATTATCAGACGTTAATTGCAACGAAGGCTTCCCGGATCAAACAGGTGGCAAGTCAGGACACGTTGCTCGAATTCGGAACACGACGTGCCCAGGAAGCGGATGCGGCCATTTGGGGGGCGCGTGCCTCGTATGTGGCAGGATTCCATGCAACGTCTAATATGCTGGCTGGAGAGCGCTTTGGAATTCCGACAGCAGGGACACATGCCCATTCCTGGGTGCAGAGTTTTATGAGTGAGCAGGAGGCGTTTGACGTCTATGCCAAAGTGCTGCCAGATCAAGTGACACTGCTGGTGGATACTTTTGATACATTGAACAGTGGTGTTCCTCATGCAATCAAGACTGCCAAGAAGCTGGAGAGTCAGGGCAAAAAGATGAACGCTATTCGTCTGGATAGCGGGGACCTTGCGTATCTATCCATTCAAGCTCGGCAGATGCTGGACGATGCCGGACTGGATTACGTCAAGATTGTAGCTTCCAACGATTTGGATGAAAATACAATTTTCAACCTTAAGGCGCAAGGAGCTCGCATCGATACATGGGGAGTGGGCACACAGCTAATTACCGCTTCCGACCAACCTTCTTTGGGTGGCGTGTACAAATTGGTGGAGCGTGAAGTGGATGGTGCCATGCTGCCTACGATCAAAATTTCGGCCAATCCCGAAAAAGTCTCCACACCAGGTAAAAAAGAAGTCTTCCGGATCATTGATCCGAAACATGGCAAGGCGATTGCAGATTATATCTGCTATCCAGGAGAAGAGCAGCCGCTACAGGGCGGGCCGCTCAAGCTGTTCAACCCGCTACACCCTTATCTGAAAAAGACGGTAACCCGCTACGAAGCAGTGAACATGCTGGAACCGATCTTTGTGAATGGGCGCAAAGTGTATGAGCTGCCTACCCTGGATGAAATTCGAAGTTATCACCGCGAGCAGATGGATCTCTTCTGGCCGGAATATCTGCGGAAACTCAATCCTGAGATTTACCGCGTAAATATCAGCCCTGCGGCCTGGAATATGAAGCAGAAGCTCATTGCTGAGCACGTGCAATCCACCGAAGAATAA
- a CDS encoding TIGR00282 family metallophosphoesterase yields the protein MKVLFIGDIVGNVGRKALKENLPYLKTKYKPHLVIVNGENAAAGRGITGAIANEFFNWGVHGITLGNHTWDNKDIFDFIDDEPRMIRPANFPPGTPGRGYTVVKGEGKELAIVNLQGRTFLPALDCPFRVADEIVDELRQDHKCILVDMHAEATSEKIAMGWHLDGRASLVVGTHTHVQSNDDRILPGGTAYLTDAGMVGPRDGILGMEREAVLRKFYTQLPVRFVVDDGKWHFHGVFVEIDEATGAATRIEKIRLMEDEWRME from the coding sequence ATGAAAGTTTTGTTTATTGGTGATATTGTGGGGAACGTGGGGCGTAAGGCATTGAAGGAAAACCTTCCCTACCTCAAAACGAAGTATAAGCCACATCTAGTCATAGTAAATGGTGAAAATGCAGCGGCAGGCCGGGGCATTACCGGCGCAATTGCGAATGAATTTTTTAACTGGGGTGTGCATGGTATCACCCTTGGTAACCATACCTGGGACAATAAGGACATATTTGATTTTATAGATGATGAGCCACGTATGATTCGTCCTGCGAACTTCCCGCCGGGAACACCAGGCAGAGGATACACCGTAGTCAAAGGAGAAGGCAAGGAGCTGGCGATTGTCAACCTGCAAGGCCGGACATTCCTGCCTGCTCTGGATTGTCCATTCCGCGTTGCCGATGAAATTGTGGATGAACTGCGTCAAGACCACAAATGTATTCTGGTTGATATGCATGCTGAAGCAACGTCTGAGAAGATTGCTATGGGCTGGCATCTGGATGGACGTGCGTCGCTGGTCGTAGGTACACATACACATGTGCAGAGCAACGATGATCGTATTTTGCCAGGAGGAACAGCTTATTTAACCGATGCCGGTATGGTAGGGCCGCGTGATGGCATATTGGGCATGGAGCGTGAAGCGGTGCTTCGCAAGTTCTACACTCAGCTTCCGGTACGATTTGTTGTGGATGATGGCAAATGGCATTTCCACGGTGTATTTGTGGAGATCGATGAAGCCACAGGTGCTGCAACACGCATTGAGAAAATTCGTCTGATGGAGGACGAGTGGCGTATGGAATAG
- the pduL gene encoding phosphate propanoyltransferase — MSKTVPVGVSARHIHVSQEHVEILFGKGYELTEFKPLSQPGQYAANETVAVIGSKGQFDKVRILGPVRPETQLEISMTDSFAIGVKAPVRESGSIEGTPGITIKGPAGEVTIDKGVIVAARHIHFHTSDAAKWGIEDKQLLKVRLGGDRGLVLENVLARVSDSFALDMHIDTDEANAAGARNGDTAEIID; from the coding sequence ATGAGCAAAACAGTACCTGTGGGCGTATCTGCCCGTCACATTCATGTATCTCAAGAGCACGTTGAAATTTTGTTTGGTAAAGGCTACGAATTGACCGAGTTTAAACCTCTGTCCCAACCAGGACAATATGCTGCTAACGAAACAGTAGCGGTTATTGGTTCGAAAGGACAGTTTGATAAAGTGCGTATCCTTGGACCTGTTCGTCCGGAAACACAACTGGAAATCTCGATGACAGATTCTTTCGCTATTGGTGTTAAGGCACCTGTTCGTGAATCCGGAAGCATCGAAGGTACTCCAGGTATTACGATTAAAGGACCTGCTGGCGAAGTTACGATCGATAAAGGTGTTATCGTTGCTGCTCGTCACATCCACTTCCATACTTCTGATGCTGCTAAATGGGGCATTGAGGACAAACAATTGCTGAAAGTTCGTCTGGGTGGAGATCGTGGTCTGGTACTGGAAAATGTACTGGCTCGTGTATCGGATTCCTTTGCACTGGACATGCATATTGATACGGATGAAGCTAATGCAGCTGGCGCTCGTAACGGCGATACTGCTGAAATCATCGACTAA
- the miaB gene encoding tRNA (N6-isopentenyl adenosine(37)-C2)-methylthiotransferase MiaB gives MAKDSKKDYSQYFDFSDAKVISQDEFSKKIRIRGREINIKSEPNHRQEKQRGKEDVQVLYETAVPDELKNVGEGKHYIVYTYGCQMNEHDSETIKGLLESMGYQATEDRKEADIILLNTCAIRENAEDKVFGELGHLKTLKTERPGLLLGVCGCMSQEEGVVNRIMQKHGFVDMIFGTHNVHRLPHLIQEALFSKEMVVEVWSKEGDIIENLPKKREGMRGWVNIMYGCDKFCTYCIVPFTRGKERSRRPEDVIAEVRELARQGFKEITLLGQNVNAYGKDFTDLKYSFGDLMDDIRKIDIPRVRFTTSHPRDFDDHLIEVLAKGGNLVEHIHLPVQSGSTEVLKRMSRKYSREHYLKLADKIKTAIPDVVLTTDIIVGFPGETEEQFEDTLSLVKEVGYDFAYTFIYSPREGTPAAVMEDNVPMDVKKERLKRLNETINAYSHSSNEKQRGKVVEVLVEGESKRNSNVLAGRTRSNKLVHFEGPKELIGTFVHVEITDPMTFYIRGNLLSEPVAANQ, from the coding sequence ATGGCTAAAGACTCAAAAAAGGATTACTCCCAATATTTTGATTTCTCCGATGCCAAAGTAATTTCGCAAGATGAATTCAGCAAAAAGATAAGAATCCGGGGCCGGGAGATTAACATCAAATCCGAACCTAATCATCGTCAGGAGAAACAACGGGGCAAGGAAGACGTTCAGGTGCTTTACGAAACAGCCGTACCCGATGAACTGAAAAACGTGGGGGAAGGCAAACACTATATCGTATATACGTATGGATGCCAGATGAACGAACATGATTCGGAGACCATCAAAGGATTGCTTGAATCGATGGGCTATCAGGCTACCGAGGATCGCAAAGAGGCAGATATCATTCTGTTAAACACATGTGCGATTCGAGAAAATGCGGAAGATAAAGTGTTTGGTGAGCTGGGCCATCTGAAAACCCTGAAAACCGAACGTCCAGGTTTGTTACTGGGTGTGTGTGGCTGTATGTCGCAGGAAGAAGGCGTCGTGAACCGGATCATGCAGAAGCATGGTTTTGTGGATATGATTTTTGGTACACACAACGTACATCGGCTGCCACACCTGATTCAAGAAGCGCTGTTCAGTAAAGAAATGGTTGTTGAGGTATGGTCCAAGGAAGGCGACATCATTGAGAACCTACCGAAAAAACGTGAGGGCATGCGCGGCTGGGTGAACATTATGTATGGTTGCGACAAGTTCTGTACATATTGCATCGTCCCGTTCACACGGGGGAAAGAGCGCAGTCGACGTCCAGAAGATGTTATTGCCGAAGTTCGTGAACTGGCAAGACAAGGCTTCAAGGAAATCACGCTGCTCGGCCAGAACGTTAATGCTTATGGCAAAGACTTCACGGATCTGAAGTATAGCTTCGGTGACCTGATGGATGATATCCGCAAAATCGATATTCCACGGGTTCGGTTTACAACCAGTCATCCACGTGACTTCGATGATCATCTGATTGAGGTGCTTGCGAAGGGCGGGAACCTGGTGGAACATATCCATCTGCCTGTGCAGTCTGGTAGCACGGAAGTGCTGAAACGTATGAGCCGCAAGTACAGTCGGGAACACTACCTGAAGCTTGCTGACAAAATTAAAACTGCAATTCCAGATGTCGTGTTAACCACTGATATTATCGTTGGTTTCCCGGGGGAGACGGAAGAGCAGTTCGAAGATACGCTGTCACTGGTCAAGGAAGTTGGCTACGATTTTGCCTACACATTCATCTACTCTCCGCGTGAAGGTACACCTGCTGCGGTGATGGAGGATAACGTGCCGATGGACGTGAAGAAGGAACGTTTGAAACGCTTGAACGAGACGATCAACGCATACAGCCATAGCAGCAATGAAAAGCAGCGCGGCAAGGTTGTTGAAGTGCTGGTCGAAGGTGAGAGCAAACGGAATTCCAATGTTCTGGCAGGACGTACACGCAGCAACAAGCTGGTGCACTTTGAAGGACCTAAAGAATTGATCGGTACTTTTGTACATGTAGAAATCACCGATCCAATGACTTTCTATATTCGGGGCAACCTGCTCTCAGAGCCAGTAGCCGCCAATCAGTAA
- a CDS encoding dipeptidase: MHNCRVADFHCDALSKMLMNPSHSFENASQLDVNLERMREGNIGLQAFAIYLPEVLGRGKFEHVMGQLDTYRKRVEITKERAEGTNTLLWREQLTQIGKTDRPWGLLTLEGVDGLEGNLFYLELCYQMGVRIVGLTWNYANWAADGVLEKRGAGLTEKGRELVQLCNQIGMLLDVSHLTEKGFWELADLSERPFIASHSNSYAICPHVRNLKDDQIRAIIAREGRIGLTFVPWFVKQEGEVCIEDLLPHIEQICSLGGEHHLMMGSDFDGIATYIHDLEHTGQYPKLINTLLKHYDESLVHGWMWGNAMSYLGENLPRENL; the protein is encoded by the coding sequence ATGCACAACTGCCGAGTAGCCGATTTTCATTGTGATGCTTTGAGTAAAATGCTGATGAACCCTAGCCATTCATTTGAAAATGCTTCACAGCTGGATGTGAATCTGGAACGTATGAGAGAAGGTAACATTGGTTTGCAGGCCTTTGCAATCTATTTGCCCGAAGTGCTTGGCAGAGGAAAGTTTGAACATGTGATGGGCCAGTTGGACACCTACCGCAAGCGAGTGGAGATAACCAAAGAACGAGCTGAAGGCACAAATACATTGTTATGGCGAGAACAGCTTACGCAGATCGGGAAAACGGACAGACCATGGGGACTACTTACACTTGAAGGTGTCGATGGACTGGAGGGCAATCTCTTTTATCTGGAGTTATGTTATCAAATGGGTGTGCGGATCGTTGGCCTTACCTGGAACTATGCCAATTGGGCAGCTGATGGTGTACTGGAGAAACGTGGGGCGGGACTTACGGAGAAGGGCAGAGAGCTGGTTCAACTGTGTAACCAAATCGGCATGCTGCTGGATGTATCACATCTGACCGAGAAAGGCTTCTGGGAGCTTGCTGACCTTAGTGAACGTCCTTTTATCGCTTCGCATTCCAACAGTTATGCCATATGCCCGCATGTGCGTAATCTGAAGGATGATCAGATACGGGCCATTATTGCCCGGGAAGGGCGTATTGGGCTGACGTTTGTACCGTGGTTTGTGAAGCAGGAAGGCGAAGTATGTATTGAAGATCTATTGCCTCATATTGAGCAGATATGTTCTCTGGGTGGGGAGCATCATCTGATGATGGGGTCTGATTTTGACGGAATTGCTACGTATATCCATGACCTTGAACATACCGGGCAGTATCCGAAGTTGATAAATACGCTGCTCAAGCACTACGACGAATCACTCGTTCACGGTTGGATGTGGGGCAATGCGATGAGTTATTTAGGAGAAAACTTGCCAAGGGAAAATTTGTAG